GGGGCTGCTGTGGGCGCTGGGGCAGGCCGTGATGGAGCTGTCTTGCCTTGGGTGGCTGTGGGGGCACTGCCCCGGGCCATCTTCCAGGAAAACCGGCAGCGCTCGGGCCCTCCAGCCTGGGCTGGGCGCTTGGAGGCCCCAGAGCCCCATCCCAGCACAGACCGCACTGACCTCGCCGTCTGTGTGCGCCCTGGCCCCGGGGGCAGGCCGCGTCCTCTCCGCCCCGGGAACGTTCACTGACCAGTGGCTGACCCCACGCTCACCTTCTCCCTTTTAGGAAAATCCAGGAGGAAGAAGGACTTACGGATCTCCTGCATGTCCAAGCCGCCGGCGCCCAGCCCCACGTGAGTGTCCCTGGCTCCTCCCCTGCGCCGCCTGGAGAGCTTCCTGGCGGCCGGCAGGGCTGTGGCCTCTCAGGCCACCTGGGGCCTCCTCGCCCGAGGGGCGGACGGAGGGCGAGGCCCTGGCCGCGTGTGTGACACGGCCATTGCGCCGTGACTGAGCCGAGGGGCTTGCTGGGCCCGCGCCCGGGCTGGCCCCCTCTCGGGGGGTGCGGCTCACGGGCTCTGCTCTTCCCTGCAGGCCCCCCCGGAACCTGGACTCCCGGACCTTCATCACCATCGGCGACAGGGTGGGTGGGCCCCGCCCGCGGCGCCCTTGCTGCTGCCAGCTGACGCCTCGGGCCCCGGGAAGCGGCTGTGGGGGTGGACAGCACCCTCTCCCTGCTGTTGGCTGTGTGGCCCGTCTGGAGCAGGGGGCGGAGGTGGCAACCCCGGGGCTGCCATGGAGTCCCTGACCTCAGCGTGGGTGGTGTGGCCACCACGGTTGTGGCCCTTGGGGCCAGCGTCTGGGGTCGCGCATCTCAGTTGCACCCAAGAACCTCCTGATGGCTTGGGGACCGTGTGTCGCCCCAGGACACGCCGAGGGTCTCTGGGCAGAGGCCTCACTCTGGAGCTTCTCCTCGACCAACACCCCCTCCCGCCTGGGTTCTGAGTCCCCCCACTTGTCGCTGTCTGTGTCCTGTTGGTTCACCTGCTCGCTGCCTTGCGCCTGCCTCTGGCAACAGGGCAAGAGACGGTGGGCGGCCCGAGCCACGCTGCTCCCTGGGAGGCGGGGCCtgtctcttgcctcctttgtgtcCCCAGTGAGTGTCTCACCAGGGACTCGGGGCAGTAGATGCTGAGTAAAAGCTGGCTGGATGCGTGGTCCAGTCTGGCTGCTGCAGCGGCGGGGGGCCAAGGGATGGGGCGGCTCGAGGGCCCCGCGCCTCCTGGGAGCATTTCCCGGGCAGCCCGCTtacccctcccagcagcccttgcTCGTTGGTACTGTGCCTGTTCTGTGGAAGGCGAGGGGAGGCTCAGAGGGCGTGCAGGACTGGCCCCGGGGCACCCAGCAGGATGCACTTGCTGCAGGATTGGAGCACAGATCAGGCGGGCTGGTGGCCTTCTCTTTCTGCTGCCCCAGCACCTCTGCTGGACGGTGTGTGGGGGGTGAGGGCTGGCACCTGTCTTGGCCCCCGTGGACCCTCTCTTTTTTCTGTCCCCAAGAACTTTGAGGTTGAGGCCGATGACCTGGTGACCATCTCGGAGCTGGGCCGAGGAGCCTACGGGGTGGTGGAGAAGGTGCGCCACGCCCAGAGTGGCACCATCATGGCCGTGAAGGTgagcagcccccgcccccccctcccctgggccccccCCCCGCACCAGCCGCCTGACGGCTGCCCTCGCCCCACAGCGCATCCGGGCCACCGTGAACTCGCAGGAGCAGAAGCGCCTGCTCATGGACTTGGACGTCAACATGCGCACAGTGGACTGTTTTTACACCGTCACCTTCTACGGGGCCCTGTTCAGAGAGGTGGgctctgtgggggggggggcggggctgggaagggcaggtttgggggggggttctCCCGGCCGGATGGCATGCAGGGCCGGCGGCgggggctggggacagagacCAGGAACCCACACTGGGCTCCTAGAGTCCAGGGGTGGAGGAAGGGCTCCCCTGCCTGGCCTTGCGCCCTTTGCTCCGGTGGGGTCCCCAGGCTTGCTTGGGTGCCCTGGACCCAGGGCTGGGTCCCCGATTGGCTGAGCACCCGTGTCAGGCCCAGGTCCCATGCTAGGTTGGAGCTGGCGGGGGCCCAGGGCGGGCAGGTGCCCCAGGCAGCCGGCCGCCTCCGAAGGCCGTCCCGAGGGGCGAGGCGTGGGGCAGTGCGTtgcaggtggaggagggagcCATCTGCCACCATGTCTCTGTGTCCCCGGTGCCTCAGCAGGGACTCGGTGCAGTAGATGCTGAATAAAGTCTGGCTGGATGCGAGGTCCAGTCTGGCCTCTGGGGTGAGCCCTGGGCGGGGGGCCCGGGGCTGAGGCAGGAAGGGTCGGCCAGGCGGGGTCGCAGAGCGGAGCTGGCACAGGAGGGTCGCAGAGCCCCTGCTGGAGGGACTCAGTCACGTGTGTGTTTTAGTCACTTTTCCCTGGAACCTGCCGTGTAAttagggaggcaggagaggccaGATGGGGAGACCAGAGGGGATGGCAGGGGAAGGCTGCCCTGTGGACCCAGCAGTGTGTGGGGGCGGCCGGGGGGGGGTGGGTTGGGGAGGCAGCATAGGGGAACTGGGAGGTCAGCCAACCCCAGTGTAGGGGAGCTGGGAGGTCAGCGAAGCCCTGAGGGCTGAGGGCCACGGGTCTGTCGGGGAGGCGCTGGCTCCGGGCGCGGGCCGGCGTGGCTGACCCCCGGGTGTCCGCCTGCAGGGAGACGTGTGGATCTGCATGGAGCTCATGGACACGTCCCTGGACAAGTTTTACCGGAAGGTGCTGGAGAAAAACATGACGATTCCAGAGGACATTCTGGGGGAAATTGCTGTGTCTGTAAGTGGCTCAGGCCTGAGGGGGTTGGGGGTTCTAGGGCCCAGAAGCCCAGGCCTGCTTCAGCGGCCACAGCCTGTCCTGATGTGGTGTCgtgggcagagctgggctccTTCTGTGGCCCCCAGTTGTCCCCTGGCCAGGCTCTCTAGGCCCCTCTGGGCAGCTCGCGAGCCTCCCAGGTCCCAGACGAGGACTTAATGTTGACAACTTCTTGGTCCTAAAAACACTCAGAGGCGGCTCACGGGGCACAGGCTAGGCTGGGGGAAGTTTGGCGTCCTTATGTTTGCCTTCTGAGCGTGCACGTCCCTAGAGCAGGGAGCGAGCCTGGGCCTGAGCGAGAAAGGGCATGGAGTCAGGGTACCAGTGGGTCTCGACCCTGACGGCACCTGCTGACACGTCCGGGTACCCCCGCCTGggtgctgaatcagaatctttggcCCAATTCCTGTAGGGAACGGCTGCCAGTGTGCAGTCCACTGACTCTGCTGGGGGGGCACGGGGGGAGGTGGCAGAGAGGCTGCAGAGCCTGATGGGCTGGGGACAGCATTCTGGGCGTCACAGGTGTGGGCTCTGCGGGGGTCTTGGGCCACTCAGCAAAGCCGAAGGCTGCTGCCTCTGCACTGCGCTTACCAGGATGCCCGCCACAGCAGGTGTgggcggggttggggggcgggcgggagctggggtgaggaggggctgggctgggtccCTGGGGGTGGGCGGCAGGGGGCCGTGGGAGGGAGTCTCCCAGCTCTGCCGTCACCGTCACCGACAAGCGGGAGTAACCGCCTCTCTCCTCcgcctccttccccttctcaaTGGCAGATCGTGAGGGCCCTGGAGCACCTGCACAGCAAGCTGTCCGTGATCCACCGAGGTCGGTGCCCCGGGCCcactgctgggggcggggggggggggcaggctctTCACACACGCAGCCCACCCTGCCTGGGCCAGGCGGGCAGCCCCCATTCTCAGGAGGAGCAGAGGGGCGATTGGCTGCCACATGCTGCCTGGGCAGCCGAGCTCCCTGGGCAGCCGAGTGGGCCCAGGGTCCAGGCTGCTGTCTGCGCCTCCAGGCCATTTTCCGCGGCCCCAGTGCTCAGAGCAAGGCTGGGGCGGCCGACCTGTCTTATTTTGATGCATCTTCCTGCGTGAGGTGTGCAGAAGGGTGGGTCCCGGCAAGTTCTCAGCCCCTCCTGCTCAGCGGGGTCCCCAGCCCCCACACCCCGAGGCGACACTCCTCTGAGCTGGCCACGGTGGTTGGTTTGCTTGTTCTCAGCCTTGTGCTCAGCCGGAGGCTTCTGAGACTCACCCCGGCCATGTGTGTCGTGTGTCCTCTGCAAGCCGAGTGGCCTGCTGGTCCACGCGGAGTCAGTTAGGCTGAGCCCCCTTTAACCACTTGGTGGCCCTGAGGTCACCACCTTGGCAGGTTGTCACAGACCTCTGGTCCTTTTTCTGTGCCTCTGTGTCTGCACACACGTCTCCATAGGAGGCAGGAGGTGTGTGTGTCCTGTGTACGCGCCTGCGGGCGGCTCCTTGCTGCGTCCCCCAGCTCCGTGTCCACCTCGGGTCCTGGGGCTCGGGTTCTTTCTTGCGCAGACCCGCCTCCTGTGTCTCAGCTGCTGCTGAAGCTGCTGACCCCTTGGCGGGGACGCTGGAGGGTCCCTGGGCGCTCGTGCTCTCAATGCCGTGTCCCCCTCCAGCCTGGTGGACCCCAGAGCTAGGGGTCATGCTGGGCTGTGAGGCCAAGCCCCGGCCACGAGGCTGCACAGCCTTGTCCCGGGCAAAGCCTCAGAGCCCTGACGTCCTTGCCCACTCGTGGCCGGAGGCCAGGGCTCCTGGCTCTGTGGCCATCGGCTCTGTGACCTGGGTGGGGCAGCCCCCTGTCCTGCTCCCCGGGCAGTAGGGGCTGTGTAGCCAAGAGGCCGGGTCGCGTCCCCGCAGATGTGAAGCCCTCCAACGTCCTCATCAACAAGGAGGGCCACGTGAAGATGTGTGACTTCGGGATCAGCGGCTACTTGGTGGACTCCGTGGCCAAGACCATGGACGCCGGCTGCAAGCCCTACATGGCGGTGAGTGGCTCCCGGGCCCTCCCAGGCCGTGGTCCTCTGTCCGTCAGGGGCCCTGAATTTCCCGCCAGAGGAGGGACCTGCTGCGCAGCCCGGCCCCCGGGCAGCAGCCTTCTCCTCCCGTTTGTGATTGGCcccgtgggggtggggcagcgcCCCTCACGCCCTCCCCGTGTCCTGCGGGAGGGCCCCCGAGGCAGGGGAGCTGCGTGGCAAGACTGGGGCCTCCACCTGGAGCCCCGGTCCCCGCCAGCATCTCGGCCTTCTCGTCCGCCTCACGGGAGGTGGGGCGGTGAGCACCGGCCCCCTCGGtttgggtgggggaggcaggaccCTGCGCCGACATGGGGTGGGTGTTCACACCTCCGTGGTCCCCCTCCAGCCCGAGAGGATCAATCCAGAGCTGAACCAGAAAGGCTACAACGTCAAGTCTGATGTCTGGAGTCTGGGCATCACCATGGTATGCGGCTGCGGCGCCCTCGCGGGCCGGGGGTCAGGGTGGGGCCGGTCACGTAATTTCCCCTTGGAAAAGAATGTTGGCTTCCCAACCCGAGAAGAAAACGTCGTCAAAAGCTAtggtgtcttggagttccccggtagggcagcaggttaaagacctggcacgGTCACTGCGGTGacgcaggctcagtccctggcctgggagcttccacatgctgcgggcctGGCCGGAAAAGACCCCAAAGGCCATGGTGCCTGTAGGGCTGTCTGCAGGTGCTGTGCCCTCGCCGAGGTGAGACGCAGGGTTAGCTGGCTCCTCACGTCCACCTGACCTGCCTGCTGGACGTCCCCCAGCGCTCCAGGTCTTGTCCAGAAATTGCAGCCAACCCCAGTTCAGTGAGCTCCTAGACACAAACGATTTCAAAAGCTAAATGGCACAAACCTTAAAAAATGTTCCCACAAGAAGCACGTTGCCCGTGGGACCAGGGCACTCTCCCAGGGGCGcgggagggtgggtggggtgcaTCCGAGGTCCAGGCTGGGCTGGTCCTGGGCCTCTTGCTCCTTCTGGGATCGCCCCGCAGAACCCCCAGCGCTGCCCGAGCCAGGGCTCGGGGGAGGTCTGACTGGGCCAAGGTGGGTTATGTATTTAGGGTGCCGCCCGGGCCTGGGTGGAGAATGGGCTGGGGACATGACGGACGACACTGGGATttgagtccccccccccccagtgctgGAGGCCATGCAGGAGACATGGGTGTTGGCACTGGGGCCCCAGCGCTTTTTCAGGggtgctgccagtgtggccctcaTGGGCACAGGGAGACCTGGCCATCCCTGGCACTGGGCGTCCGTCCTGCTTCCTGGCAGGTGCTATTGCAGACAGCACCGTTCCCTGCCCAGAAGCTGTCATTTTTGTGCCTGGCAAAAAATGACCAGGAAAGGGATTTCTAGGTCCCGGGTCAGGACATGTTCTCTGTTTTCCTGCTTACAAGCTCTGGTGGTCACaggtcctccctgcccctgcagaCTCCTCGCTTCTGTGTGTCAGAATCAGTGGGAACGAGGAGCAAAGCAGCTGACCTCGCCCCGGGAAGGGCCAGGGTCACCCAGACCCTCCGCACGGCGCCGTCCCCATCCCCGTCCTCGTCCGTGGGGCGCTTTCCTGCCTTGGCTGGAAAGGGGCCTCCGGCCTAAGGACGAGTTGCTTTCTTAGCACAATGGTGGCCTGGCTGCCGTGTCACCAACGCACAGTGTGCGCCGGAGCCGAGTCTCTCCTGCTCTTTTCCGCGATCAGCGGGCAGGGCGAGGGGTCTGGGCCAACAGGCTGTTTTCTCATCTGGGTGGCCAAGACGAGAACCTGGAGTTTGTTGTAAACTAGCCGGTCTTTGCCACAGGAGACTCCTGCCAAGCGCGAGCAAGGTGCAGAGTAGCCGGTGCTG
The Phacochoerus africanus isolate WHEZ1 chromosome 14, ROS_Pafr_v1, whole genome shotgun sequence DNA segment above includes these coding regions:
- the MAP2K3 gene encoding dual specificity mitogen-activated protein kinase kinase 3 isoform X1 produces the protein MESPAASPPAGVPPPKGKSRRKKDLRISCMSKPPAPSPTPPRNLDSRTFITIGDRNFEVEADDLVTISELGRGAYGVVEKVRHAQSGTIMAVKRIRATVNSQEQKRLLMDLDVNMRTVDCFYTVTFYGALFREGDVWICMELMDTSLDKFYRKVLEKNMTIPEDILGEIAVSIVRALEHLHSKLSVIHRDVKPSNVLINKEGHVKMCDFGISGYLVDSVAKTMDAGCKPYMAPERINPELNQKGYNVKSDVWSLGITMIEMAILRFPYESWGTPFQQLKQVVEEPSPQLPADRFSPEFVDFTAQCLRKNPAERMSYLELMEHPFFASHKTRETDIAAFVREILGEDS
- the MAP2K3 gene encoding dual specificity mitogen-activated protein kinase kinase 3 isoform X3: MESPAASPPAGVPPPKGKSRRKKDLRISCMSKPPAPSPTPPRNLDSRTFITIGDRNFEVEADDLVTISELGRGAYGVVEKVRHAQSGTIMAVKRIRATVNSQEQKRLLMDLDVNMRTVDCFYTVTFYGALFREGDVWICMELMDTSLDKFYRKVLEKNMTIPEDILGEIAVSIVRALEHLHSKLSVIHRDVKPSNVLINKEGHVKMCDFGISGYLVDSVAKTMDAGCKPYMAPERINPELNQKGYNVKSDVWSLGITMIEMAILRFPYESWGTPFQQLKQVVEEPSPQLPADRFSPEFVDFTAQCLAPRCPALS
- the MAP2K3 gene encoding dual specificity mitogen-activated protein kinase kinase 3 isoform X4, producing the protein MESPAASPPAGVPPPKGKSRRKKDLRISCMSKPPAPSPTPPRNLDSRTFITIGDRNFEVEADDLVTISELGRGAYGVVEKVRHAQSGTIMAVKGDVWICMELMDTSLDKFYRKVLEKNMTIPEDILGEIAVSIVRALEHLHSKLSVIHRDVKPSNVLINKEGHVKMCDFGISGYLVDSVAKTMDAGCKPYMAPERINPELNQKGYNVKSDVWSLGITMIEMAILRFPYESWGTPFQQLKQVVEEPSPQLPADRFSPEFVDFTAQCLRKNPAERMSYLELMEHPFFASHKTRETDIAAFVREILGEDS
- the MAP2K3 gene encoding dual specificity mitogen-activated protein kinase kinase 3 isoform X2; protein product: MSKPPAPSPTPPRNLDSRTFITIGDRNFEVEADDLVTISELGRGAYGVVEKVRHAQSGTIMAVKRIRATVNSQEQKRLLMDLDVNMRTVDCFYTVTFYGALFREGDVWICMELMDTSLDKFYRKVLEKNMTIPEDILGEIAVSIVRALEHLHSKLSVIHRDVKPSNVLINKEGHVKMCDFGISGYLVDSVAKTMDAGCKPYMAPERINPELNQKGYNVKSDVWSLGITMIEMAILRFPYESWGTPFQQLKQVVEEPSPQLPADRFSPEFVDFTAQCLRKNPAERMSYLELMEHPFFASHKTRETDIAAFVREILGEDS